The Methanocella arvoryzae MRE50 DNA window CTGAAGCTTCCGTCTTCGTCCGATACTGTAACAGCCATCTCAGACAGCCTGCCTTCGTAGACCCTGAACAGCTTGACCTGGACTCCGGGCACCAGAGTGCCATCCGGATCGCTGACGTACCCTTTGATGCTGCCCCGGCTCATCGGGAGGATGATGTCCACGTTGTAGGTGCCCCGTATGACCTGCACCTTCGTAGAGTTATTAAACGAGGACTCGTTAGCCGTGATCATGTAGTCGCCCGCCGGCATGACTGTAAAGCGATAGTTGCCGTTAGCGTCAGCCCGGCCGCTGCCGTCCGTCGAGTCGCCATCCTCGGTGCTGTTATATCCAGTATACTTGCCTACGCCGTCCCACCGGGACAGGTAGACTCCTGCATAAGGTACCGGTTGCATGGTCATATCATACACTGTACCTGTGATTGTGTTGGGCTTCACGAGGTCTATGGAAAGGGCGGTCGAACCATTCCCCGCAGACTGGACGCACTCGGCGTTGATCTTTACGGTCCGGGCCAGGGAGTCGCCGGGTATGTCTCCGTACTGCACCTCTACTTTTCCGCCGCTGGTGGGTAGCAGCAGTTCAGTGCCATTCTGCCCTCCGGCGAAAAATTTGCCCGGGTTGGGGTAGTAGCTGTCCTGTGACAATACCACGTGCATGTTATCGGGCACCGGCTTGCCATCGATATCGTAGAGCCTGACCACGATGTTCGCCCGGGAGGTCTCGTCAGCGCTGATGACTGCCTTATCGCTCTCCACCGTCATCCGGCTGATGTGGGGGAAAATTCGGACCGTCACGACCGTCGAAGTGCCTTCTATGATTGAGAAATGCTGGGTCACGCTCTGGCCCCAGTCGCCTTTTTTGACAACTAGCCTGTAGCCCCAGGACTCGTCGTTCGGCTCGAGGTTGGTGATATAAAAGTTACCCTGGGCATCCGTGGTCACTTTAGCCATGCCGACGTCCGTGCCTGTCACGTCCTTTTGCAGCTCGACTTCCGCGTTGGGTATGCCCGTCTGCTGGTCTGGCATAGTGACCCGGCCCATAAGGTACCCAGTTCCTTCGGCGCTGGCGCTGGTTATACATAGGGAGTACAATATCAGTAAGTTCAAAATAATAATTACTGTTGTGAAATAAACCCTATTCATCCCTGATTTCATCTAATACCGTTAATGATTGCTTATCTCTTAAACGTTTCGATAAACCGGGGTCAGTGCCGTGACCGTTTAGTAGTGCTGGAAAAATCCGGATTATTTTCAAGCTATGCCGTGTACTGTCACCTGAATGCAGCCGAGATACTATCATTCCAAAACGGCCAACTGTGATAGGTGGAGTATGATGAATATAAATGTGCTATTGCTTACATTACTGCTGTCTGTAACCATGGTCGCCGGCGCCTATGTTCAGGGCGGCCAAATCGATCAGGCCACAGCAGTCCTTAAAAATGCCGAAGGCAAAGATGTCGGAATCGCCCGCTTTACCGAAGTCAGCCCGGGCACGGTGCAGATCAACGTCAGCGTAGATGGCTTGCCCCCTGGCAGACACGGCATCCACATTCACGCCGTGGGGAACTGTACCCCGCCGTTCACCGGGGCTGGAGACCACTACAACCCGCTTGGTAAGCAGCATGGGCTCGACAACCCTCAGGGCCCTCATGCCGGAGACCTGCCTGATATCCGGGTAAACCGGGCGGGCACCGGTCGGCTGAACGTGACCACTGATCGAGTGACACTGTCACCAGGTCCTGTCACTCTGTTCGATGCTGACGGCAGCGCTATCATAATACACGCAGGGTCGGACGACCAGATGACTGACCCTTCAGGCGGCAGCGGCGCCCGTATTGCCTGCGGTGTCATCGAGAAAGCCTGAATTCACAGCCCTATGCGGCAGGTCGACCCGGCCATGATGTCCTGGTTACGGATATACAGGCCGACGTCGGCCTCGTTGGTAACTGTAACCTTATCTGCCTTTAGCCCGGCGTAGTCGTACCTCGCCCGGCCTACGCCGATGGCTTCCCCGAACTTGTTGGCGATGATGACGCGCTCGTTCTGCTTTATGCTCTCGTCCGCCCAGGTGATGGAAGTCCCGAAGACGTCTCTGCCATAGAGCACAAGTGACTCTGCCTGGCCGACGACCTCGACTTTCTTCTTGTCCGAAGCCCGGGCGATCAGGTACAGCCCCTCCAGCGTCGGCAGGAACTGCTTTTTCCCGACCTCGCCGATGCAGAGCCCTGCTGTCAGGGGCTCCGGGTCTCTGCCGATCGCGAAGAACTTCACCTCAGGCGTGGTGGTAAAGATCTCGACCTTATCACCCTGCCGGGCGATCAGGTTCAGCTCTTTAGAGAGATCGAAAGCGCCCCAGTAGTCCAGCCCCCGCCGGACCAGCGTCAGCTCGTTTTTCTTCAGTCCCCTATACATAGCGCAGCCTCGCTACAAAGAATCCTGTCGTATTATGTATGTGTGGATACATGCGCCTGGCGTTTTTCACTTCGGGAGCAAACGTCAGGCTTCCGAACTTCTCGATACCCGGCACCCCATACGGCACCGGATCCACTTTCAGCCCGTATTTCTTCACTGCATAGTCAATGATCAGCTCGTTCTCTTCCGGAGCGTAAGAGCATGTGGAGTAGACGAGAGTCCCGCCGGGCTTGAGGACTTTCAGCGCAGCGTCGATCAGCTCATGCTGGACCGTGGAGCAGAACTGGATGTCCGCCTCTTCCCTGCTGGTCTTCCTGCTCCGGTCCCGGGCGATCACGCCTTCTCCGGTACACGGGGCGTCCAGCAGAATCTTGTCCGCCTTTACCCCGATCTTGTCAGCTTCCAGCGCATCCATATTGTAGATGGCTGTGTTCATTACCCCGCACCGGCCGATGTTGGTCCGCAGCGACGGGATCCTGCCGGGCTCTTTCTCGATCGCCACGATCAGCCCTTCGTTGTTCATAAGCTGGGCGATATGGGTGGTCTTGCCTCCCGGCGAGGCGGCCATGTCGATGACTGTATCCCCCGGGTTCGGCGCCAGCGCCAGGGGCGGGATCATAGAGGACTTGTCCTGCACGTAAAAGTAGCCGAGCAGGTGCTCGGCCGAGGCGCCGATCGAGTACGGCTCGCCGGTGACCTCAAAGCAGTCCGGTATATCGGCTGGCTTCAGGGTAAAGCCCTTATCTGTCAGCCTCTTCAGCAGCGCGTTCGGGGCGATCTTGAGCGTGTTCACCCTGATGTAGGTGGCGGGGGGAGCCTCCATGCTCTCCAGAAACTTTTCCAGATCGGGCACAAGCCTGGCAAACCTCGCCACCATGTACTCGTTATACTTGTACTTCTTCGCCAGCTCGGATATGCGGGCGTCTGCAGGGAACTCCTGAATTACAACACTTTCCACGTTAAAACGATCCCCTCGTCCATCTGTTCGTATTTCATCAGCCTCAGCTCGACAGCCTCGCTCCGCTCGGCGATACCCGGCCCGTCCATGAAGGTCGGAGCGTCCTTGCCGCCGATGATCAGGTTGCCCACGAACACCGAAATCTCATCTACGAGCCTGCGGCTGACCATTGCATAATTCAGCGTGGCTCCGCCCTCGATCATGAGCCTGTTGATGCCCCGCTTCTTCAGCTCGACAGACATCTGCTCCAGGTCTACTTCGTCTTTCCCGCAGACTATGATCTCCGCCTTCTCCTTCAGCGCCGCAACCCTGTCGGCAGGCGCGGCCTGCGAGACTACAACGATTCTCTTGCCTGTGCCTTTTTTAAAGATATCTGCCGTCGGCGGCGTCCTGGCCTGCGAGTCTACGACGACGCGGGCAGGGTTCTCGTCCTTCCCTTCGGCAACCCGGCGCTTTCGGCGCTCCTCCGACTTGACCGTCAGGCTGGGGTCGTCGGCCAGCACCGTGCCGATGCCGACCATGACCGCATCGCTGCCGGCCCGGAGCTCGTCGACCCGGTCAAAGTCTGTCTTGCCGGAGATCTTGACCTGCTTCCGCTTTTTCGTCGAGATCTTGCCGTCCGCGCTCATGGCTGAGTTGATGAACGTGTATGGCCTGTCTAGCATGATTAAGCCATGGGCCGGTACATGTATAAAGTTTGCCACAGCCGATAGCTATGCAATCGCTGCATGCGTAAATGCCGCTATTATATTTGGTAGCATATATAAAAATACGAAACATTGACAGAATAGTGAAGTGGAGCAGGTATCTACTGGTGAGCGCCATCGTGTTCTACGTACTGTATGACATAGTATCCACGCTGGCGGCATACAACTTTCTCGGCAGCTTCGAGTATGAAAAGAGCTTCCTGATCAAAGCCGCATATGACGTGGCCGGCGTGCCCGGCTTCATCACTCTCAAGATCGTCATGTCCGCCGCAGCCATATCTGCCGCATACCTGCTGATGGAACACTATACCAGGCTACGGGCCTTCGGCGCAGGCATCCTCGGCGGCGCCACCGTCGCCGGCTTCTTCGTCGGCACGTCCAACTTCAACATTTTGCTTAACGGCAGCTCTATCTGGATCCTCGGCCTCGACAGCGGGACCATCGCTGCCATCATCATCGTCGTCTCCGCGGGCGCAGGGCTACTAATGTCTCGGCCGGAGCCTGCAAGAGTTGCTCGTTGACCTTAATGAAATATAAATAAGAAGAAAAGTTTGAACCACAGCGTCACATCGACACAGAGACAGGGAGATCCACGACAGGCCAGATGGTAACTCGAACCACGGCGGCACGGCGACACAGAGACAATGGTGAACCGGTAAAAGCGACCTTCTTTTTATGTCCACGGCGACACGGAGACAGCGCATTAACCATAGGCTTACTACTCAATCGTTTCAGTCTGACTTTTGATCAATAGCCTGAAGGAAGTAGAAAATACTATTGTCTCCGTGCCGTCAGCCCGCTGTGCCGCCGTGGATCTAAAAAAAGAATGCCTTGCTATTCTGGTGCGGGTTGTCTCCGTGCCGCCGTGCCGCCGTGGTATGAATAACCATCCTGCTATTGTTTCTCGAATCGTCTCCGTGCCGCCGTGTCGCTGTGGTTAGAACCTTTGCTCTATAGTTGTCAGAATAGGGAGTCGTGCCGCCGTGGTTTATTATCCTCGAACTGTATTACTTTTGCAGAGCAAGCATCAGGTATATATCGTCTCACCTCTAATGGCAAGTCGGTGCTTATGGTTCAGGCGACTTTTGATGTGCGGCTTCTGGATTCGACGTACTCGGTCACGCCGAAGAAGGGCGTGGAGGGCAGCAAGGATCGGGAAGATGTCAACGTTCGCCTGTACGGAAAGACCAGGGAAAACCAGAGCATTACTATCATCTGCCCGGACTTCAAGCCCTACTTCCACATCTTCTGGCCTACCGATGCGCTGCGGAAAAAGCTGGAAGAGCACGAAGATGTTCTCTCAATAAAGGAGGTCAAGAAAGAGTACAAGGGCTCGATCGAGGATTTCCTTGAGGTAAGAGTCAGGGCGCCGTGGCTGGTCCCTAAATTCAGGACGGAGTTCGAGCTGCAGCACAAGACTCTCGTCGTGAAAAATATTCCCGAAGAGATCCTCGAGCAGGTCCGTGCTGACCCCGAGTTCACTGTCACAGGTGACGCTCGTCTTGCGAGGCTGACCCCTACTGACCGGGTCTATTCCCAGAAGCTCATCCGAACCTACAACCTGTTCCAGTACATGGATAAGGAAGAGATAGAGAAGTTCGAGCTAAAAAGCGTGTTCTTCGCGGCCGACATTGTGTTCACTAACCGCTTCATCTACGACTACGATCTGGATACCTGCGTCCGGGTGACGGGTGAGCTGGTGGATGATCCTGGTGAGTATACCACTGAAATTGTGTTAAAGGCCGAAAAGTTCGAGCAGTGCCCGATCTTTACTCCGAAGCTGAAGATCATGAGCTTCGACATTGAAAGCTCGATCAAGTACGGTAACATCTACTGTATCTGTTTCACCGTCTACAATGAGGTGGACGGCACGAAAGAGGATCGCCAGTTCGTCTCAAAATTCGGGGTACGGGGCGATAACATGTCTCCTGCGGAGGAGGCCGAACGAAATGAGGACGAACGCAGGCTGCTCGCAGACTTCGTGGCTGAGGTGCGCAAGCTCGATCCGGACGTGATCACCGGCTACAACATCAACAATTTCGACCTGCAGATGCTGTACGATCGATCTAATGCCCTGAACCCGCCTCCGGAAGGCAGGAAAGCCACCGCCGGCGAATACATGAACTTCGGCCGGGACTCTTTAGGAATGAGCCGCAGGGAGAATCGGACGACCGGCTTCGTCACATGGGACATCAAAGGCAGGCTGCTACAGGATGCCTGGCTGTCGGTGAAAAAAGAGCTGAGGCCGAAGAGAGAGGGTTTAGGCTACGTGTCCCAGCAGCTGTTCGGGGACACGAAGGATAATATTAATTCGACCCGCATTGACGAGGAATGGACCAACAGACGCGATGAGGTGGTAAAGTATTGTCTCAAGGACGCCGAGCTTGCCCTCCGGATTCTTATGCACCCCCGGATCAATACTCTCAACAAGCTCATGGACGTCGCCATTCCTTCCAGGCTGCCGGTGAAAGAGGTCTCCGGCGGCCAGAACCGGATGATCGAGAGCCTGATGATCCGGATGGTCGACAGGGAAAATGTCATCGTTCCTATGGCCAGCGGCGAGACCAACGACTACGAGGGTGGCTTCGTGTACGATACTAAGCCCGGCCTCTGGGAATGGGTAATCGGCCTGGACTTTTCATCCATGTACCCCTCCCAGATCATCAAGCACAACATCTGCTTCACCACGCTCGTTAAAAACAAGGCGGAAGCCGCCCACGAATCGCCCATAGGGGCGTGCTTTGTCTCGAAGGAAAAGCGGTACGGCATCACCCCCCGGATGGTAGAGGGGCTCCTGAACTCTCGTAAGGAGGCAAAGGCGCTCATGAAGAAGGCCAGACAGGACGGCGACATGGATGCGGCCGACTATTACAACCGACTGCAGAACGCGATCAAGATCCTGGCCAACGCGACCTATGGGTACTTCGGCGCCAAATTCTGCCGGTGGCCGTACAGCAGGTACATCGCACCGAGCATCACTTCCTGGGCCAGAGATGAAATTCGTACCGTTGTAGCATCCCTCGAAAGCAGGGGCTTCACCGTCATCGCCGGAGATACCGATTCGGTCTTCTTTACTTCTAAAAATCACCGGGATCTGGACTCCTGCAAGATGCTGGGCTTCCAGGTGCAGGCCGAATTCTCCGCGGGCAACATGCACCTCGAGCTGGAGAAAGTCATGGAGAGGTTCTTCGCACACGCCAAGAAGAGGTACTTCGGCAAGATCATCTGGCCCGAAGAAACGCTGCTGGTCAGAGGCTATGAGCCGAGAAGAACCGATTCTTTCGACCTGCAGAGCGAGACCATGACCCAGGTCTTCCAGATCGTGCTTGAAGGCAGGCCGGACGAAGCGGTCAGGTTCAGCAAGGACATCATTGATAAAACCCTGAAAGGCAAAGTCGACCTCTCCAAGCTGATCATTTCCAAGAGCGTCAACGACTTCAGCTCTTACGACAACCCCGACTCCCTCGTCCACGTCAACGTGGCCAAACGCCTGCAGGAGATGGGCTACGAATTCACCCCCGGCATGAAAACTCCGTTCGTGATCACCAACGGCTCGGCACAGCCGATCAGGGCAGAGCCCGTCATCGAGGGGCTGGAGTTCACCGCCCGGCCCGACTACCGGTATTACGCCGAGAGGCTGGCGATGGGGCTGGCTCGTATTACAGAAGCGTTCGGGTGCGATGAACGCACTCTGATGCAGGGTAACTCCCAGAGGACGCTGGACCTGTTTGGGGAGGAAAAGCCTGCGCCGGTCGCGGCGCCGCTGGTGCAGAAGGAAGTTGTGAAGAAGGTAAAGACGATGTCGACGCTGGACATGTTCATGTGATCCGAATGCGAAGACCTATTTTCTTTTTCTTCTGAAAGCTATGGAAGCCCGTTACAGATTATACTCATAGATCGTATAATTCTGATAATAATGCGTATTGTTCAGGACACCTGCCCTGATTACTTTTTGAGCATCTATGTATAGTGGATCGTTTTCGCCGACCAGCACGTGGAGTCTATGCTGTTCATTGACCACGTCATACCAGCGCTGCGTCATCAGCATGCCTTCGACGAAGAACTGGTCGTCGACAATCTTCACCTTCGGGTAAAGCACTTCCTGCTTCGACAGGTAAATCAGCTTATTCGCTCTATTGAAATCCGTATACCCGTACGTCATGCTATTATTTTTCAGGTAGTCGATAAGCTCGTAGTCTTCCTTGTTCGGCTGGTAGTCATATCCTGCTATAGTACCTATGTTTGAGGCAATCGTCGCAAGGATTAGTATGATCACTGCAGCCAGTAACATCGTATTCACATTCAGCCCCGGAGTTTCCGGCCTGTATGCTAAGGCTATCGTGGCGAATACTCCGACAGCTACGAATAAGAGGAACCTGGCAGACCCGCCGTCGCCCAGGGTCGTGAAGGTAAAAGCCACGAACGTGAACCCAGCTGACAGCATGAACATCCAGTAGAGGTAGTTTGCCTTCGGATTCCTCCGGACGAGCGAGTAGGCGGCGGCCATCAGAAAGATGGCTCCGATGGCGATATCGTACAAGTTAATGCCTGTGTTCAAGAGGCTGAGCAGATTATGGTTCAGCAGCAGGAGCAACGACTCTACTAAAAGCGTCAGGCGTTCGCCGATCCCGCCCACGTCTCCTGTCTTGGTGGTTATTAAAAAGACGCGTAAGCCGTCCATGAAGAAGTTATTCATCTTCAACACGTAAGCGGCGACCGTCGAAATTCCAAGTACGACGAGCACGTTCGTAATCTTTGAGACCTCTTTCTCCCGGCTCTCTGCCTCTGCCACCCTCTGCTTTTTACTACCCTCGGTGGGCACTTCTGCTCTTTTGGTCCAGAAATAGTAGATGCAGTAGCCAATATACGGTACGATGAAGAAGGCCAGGATGATCGAGTCAGACAGGACGATGAGCCCTACTACAAAAGCCAGCGCAGCGACGGCGTAGAAGGGCAGTTTTTGTATGGCTTCCGTGTGGAACAGGAGGATAAATAATCCGGCGAAAAGCAGGGAGCCGACGTGATATTCCGGTGACAGGAACAGGTAAGACGCCCCAGGCTGGATGTTGGTGAAGAGCGCTGCAAAAATGAGGGCGCTGGTGAGGTTAGAGAACCTGTAGATCATATACGTGAATACCGATACGACGAGCAGAAACACGAAGAACGCCGTGAGCCTCAACACTGTCGGGTCAAATCCTGAGAGGACCTGCGGCAGGAAATGAAATGTAAATATGTCGGTGAACAGGTAAGGATCATCTACGGGGTAGGTAAAACCAAAGTTGCCGTATTTGACGATCTCCATGGCGACCAGCCCCGGGACCACCGTATCGCTGTCCAGCTCCAGGTTGAGGGAGGCCAGCAGGCTGCTGAGGAGGCCGACTGCTATGAGGATTATGAGTATCAGGTTGACGGCTTTCCTGTCTGACATTTACTAATGTGGATACTTGAGGTGTTATTTAATGCTTGTGTCGGGCAGCCATAGATGGTGGAAATGTCAATACAGTATCACTCACCCTCTACTCGTCCTGACCATAACTGCTATGTGGCAATGCTGGCAACAGATCCTGGGCATATTACCGAAGCGATATGATATGCTGAGCCAGTATTAATCCACCATTAAATTGCGCTCATTTTTCTATTTAGCCAATAATACGGCCTCTAAATGAAACTATTTATATCATTTCGCCCTCTTACTCATATTAAACAATATATCGGCTGTTTTACTACAAAATAGCCATGTATTACCCCCAAGGTGACTAAAAACGATGAAACTGTTTAGATTTCTGCAAATAGCCATGATTTTGGCCCTTGTAGCCTCGCTGATCCCCGCCGCAGTAGCCCACCCTGAAGAAGCTACTCTGACGGCAAGCTTCAGCTCCGACGTCACGACTGGCGCTGCCCCGCTCACCGTCCACTTCATGGACCGTAGCACGGGCAACCCCACCGGCTGGCAGTGGGACTTCGGCGACGGCAGCTCCTCGACCCGGCAGGACCCGACCTACACTTTCCAGGCTCCCGGCACTTACAACGTAACGCTGACCGTAACTGACGGCTATGTGAACAGCACGGCCAGCAGCGAGATCGTCGTAACCCCGGCCCCGTCGGCCACGCCCCAGCCTATCCGTGTAGTGCCTGTGCCGGTTCACCCGGTCAAGCCAGGCGACGGCCCGGATAAGGTCAAGAAGCCTGACTTTGGCAAGAAGCCGGATAAGGTGAAGAAGCCTGACTTTGGCAAGAAGCCGGATAAGGTCAAGAAGCCGGATAAGGTGAAGAAGCCCGACAGGCAGAAGCGCGGTGGCGAAAAGGGTAATTCTGACAACCCCGTCCGTCACTTTTAGTTTAAATCATGTAAGCGCGGCTATGCCGTAGCTGCATATTTTTTTAAATGCTCCCGGCATGATACCTCTCATGCCCGGCCTGCGGCTTTTCTTCTTTGAACAGCTTCGACAGCCCACCGAGGTTGACCCCGTATCTCATGTGCAATACTGCAAGGGTGCACCACGGGAAAAAGTGAACGATCGGTATGAAATCAATGATGCCGGCGATGATCGTCCGGGAGGGGGCTACGCCGAGGTACATCAGGAATACCGCTTCTATCGCTGATACTGGCAGATTGAACGGTATGAAGTCTGCCACGTCGATGAAGATCGCCAGTGCCAGTAGTAAGTTGTCCCACGAGTCCCAGCGGTGGCCGAGAATCCTGTGCGGTATATTGACCATATTCACAGCTGGATTGACCCGCCGGAGAATAAAGTTGAGTCGGGATTACGGTGGCATGCATTGATTGATACAGTACGTATACTCATTCTTGATAGGTATCACGCTGTCGAGCAGCTACATAGCCTGCCGGACTGTACAACATGTTTCACGAAGGACTATAGTTGCAAATGCCTGAGCTATAATCGCATATTGCTGACGGAACGTAAGATAACGTTTATAAACAGGGAGGGCTTTTGATTCATTCGATCAGGAGGGGTGAGACTGTGAAAAAAATTGGATTAGTTCTAATTATTGCCCTGCTTACGCTGTCTGCTGCAGGCTGTACCCTGCCATCCGGTACTGATGGCAAGGCTTCTCCCACTCCGACGCCTTATCCGACCGATATCACGCCGGGGGTCATTACCACTCAGCAGCCGCCTGTCACTGCGACTCCGGTATCGTCGGACTGGCTGAGCGGCTATCAGGAAACCACTTTAGAGCGGTCGCAGTCGCTGCCCAACGGTGTTAAAGTCACCTACAGCAAATATTACAAGACTGACGACTGGATGATGCCTTTCCCTCTTGGGGGGCCCAGGGTGAACCAGGCAAACCACGGGGCTGTAATGCTGGTCAAGTTCTATAACCCGACCTCTTCGACGCAGTCGATCGTGCTGGATTCGGACGTGAAAGCGGCCTTCTCCTACCTGGATGCGAACGGGGTGAGGCGTGGCCTGGTCACTGCCGACGTATTCTATGACAAGGACACCGGCAAGCAGTTCACGGAGATCTCCATAGCGCCCAACGAGACCAGGACTTTGTATATCCTCGCTTACGTGTCGAGCGATGCCGACTACGAGAAGACTGCCGGCCGGCTGGACTGGCCGACGCTGGACGCGAACCCGGGCTACGTGCAGGGTTAAGTCTCTTTTTTCCAGTTTTTTGCCGCCTGTCCCGGGATCGGGCCGTTTCAGTAAAAACTGTGAAAAGATACATAGACCTGCCGCGCTCACAGGATTTTTACAGGGAGGTATCACATGGTTTCTACCGCTAAAGTTTCCAAGTACCTGAAGGGCATTCACTTTCCCGCAAACAAGCGGGAGTGCGTGAATTATGCCCGGCAGCACGATGCCCCGGAGGATGTGATGGGCGCTCTGTCAGGCATGCCCGACGAGGACTACGACAGCATGGCCGGAGTCTGGCACGCTGTCGGAAAAAAGAGATGAGAGCCATTTTGAAGGCACGGCACCGGCGGAGCTGATTATTTGCTCCGCCAGGTTCCGATAAGAATTTTATAGGAATACCTCCTACAGATAAGGGATGATTAAGGTCAACAGCCTGGTCGTAAAGATCGTAGGAGTCATTCTGGCTGTCGTCGGCTTACTGCTGCTGTTGTTCGGCCTCGTGACCTGGAACAAGCAGGTGATGGCTACTGGCTTTATCGCATGCCTTATCGCCGTGACTCTTCTCTACTACGGCTGGCGCATGAGGCCGGCGAAAGAAAGCGGCTCAACCGATGCCGTAGCCGGCTCAAAGCAAAAGATTTAAAATGTATCCCGATATTATAGGGACACGCTTGATCGACATTATGTTGTCGACAGGCCTGTTCGTTTAATCTTTACTTTAGGTTAAACCTGATGAATGATGAAGAGGCTTCCTGATAGAAGCCTTCGAAGGAGGAAATTAACATGGCAAAACCAACTTACGTTAAGATGGACTTCCCGCAGGAATTACAGGACAAGGCTCTCGAGGCACTCGAGCTCGCCAGGGACACCGGCAAGATCAGGAAAGGCACCAACGAGGTCACCAAGGCCATCGAGAGGGGCGTTGCTCAGCTCGTCATCGTCGGCGAAGATGTCACCCCCGAGGAGATCGTCGCTCACATCCCGGCACTGTCCGACGAGAAGAAGATCCCGTACGTCTTTGTAAAGAAGCAGCAGGAACTCGGCGCCGCATCCGGCCTCGAAGTAGGCTGTGCGACCTCCGCCATCGTGGACGCAGGCAAGGCTAAGGCCCTGGTCGACGAGATCACACAGAAGTTCAGCGCTCTGAAGGCATAAGCACAGGTGATTCACAATGGCTGAAGAGACAGGCGTTCCGGCTGAAGTCATCGAGATCATTGGCGTCACCGGCATGCACGGAGAAGCAGTCCAGGTCAAGTGCAAGATCCTGGAAGGCAGCAACAAGGGCAGAATTATCACCCGCAACACCGTGGGCCCGATCAGGCTTGGCGACATCGTCATCCTCATGGAGACCGCGAGAGAAGCCAAGAAGATGTCCTCGAGGTAACAAAAATGGTAGACAACAAGAAGTGCACGTTCTGTGGAACTCAGATAGAGCCGGGCACCGGCAAGATGCTCGTCAAGAAGGACGGCTCGATCCACTACTACTGTTCCTCGAAGTGCGAGAACAACGCGAAACTGGGCCGCATCCCCAGGCTCACCGAGTGGGTCAAGGGTCCGGCCAAGGCGCCTTCGAAGAAGGCGGAACAGAAAACCGCAAAGAAAGAGTGATCACATATGGTTGAGCGTGAGCGGACATTCGTCATGGTCAAGCCCGACGGCGTCCAGCGTGGGCTCGTGGGAGAGATCATCTCCCGGTTCGAGCGCCGCGGCCTGAAGATCGTCGGCATGAAAATGCTCGAAGTCAGCGAAGAGCTGGCTAAGCAGCATTACGCTGAGCACGCAGCCAAGCCGTTCTTCCCCGGCCTGGTCAGCTTCATCAGGTCCGGCCCGACGGTGGCCATGGTCATCGAAGGCAAGGACGCTGTGAGCATGGTTCGCTCCATGCTCGGCAAGACCAAGCCTATCGAGTCTGCGCCCGGCACCATCAGGGGCGACTTCGCGCTGGACATGGGGAGAAACGTGATACACGCTTCCGATTCGCCGGAATCGGCAAAAAGGGAAATATCCCTGTACTTCAAAACATCGGAAATAGCCACTTACGCCCGCATCGACGAGCAGTGGCTGTACGAATAAGCGCAGGGATACGATATGGCCACCGCCACTGAAATCAGGAAGGACCTCAGGACGCCGATCGTGTGCGTCATGGGACACGTTGAC harbors:
- a CDS encoding 2,5-diamino-6-(ribosylamino)-4(3H)-pyrimidinone 5'-phosphate reductase, producing MLDRPYTFINSAMSADGKISTKKRKQVKISGKTDFDRVDELRAGSDAVMVGIGTVLADDPSLTVKSEERRKRRVAEGKDENPARVVVDSQARTPPTADIFKKGTGKRIVVVSQAAPADRVAALKEKAEIIVCGKDEVDLEQMSVELKKRGINRLMIEGGATLNYAMVSRRLVDEISVFVGNLIIGGKDAPTFMDGPGIAERSEAVELRLMKYEQMDEGIVLTWKVL
- a CDS encoding PUA domain-containing protein, encoding MYRGLKKNELTLVRRGLDYWGAFDLSKELNLIARQGDKVEIFTTTPEVKFFAIGRDPEPLTAGLCIGEVGKKQFLPTLEGLYLIARASDKKKVEVVGQAESLVLYGRDVFGTSITWADESIKQNERVIIANKFGEAIGVGRARYDYAGLKADKVTVTNEADVGLYIRNQDIMAGSTCRIGL
- a CDS encoding superoxide dismutase family protein: MMNINVLLLTLLLSVTMVAGAYVQGGQIDQATAVLKNAEGKDVGIARFTEVSPGTVQINVSVDGLPPGRHGIHIHAVGNCTPPFTGAGDHYNPLGKQHGLDNPQGPHAGDLPDIRVNRAGTGRLNVTTDRVTLSPGPVTLFDADGSAIIIHAGSDDQMTDPSGGSGARIACGVIEKA
- a CDS encoding carboxypeptidase regulatory-like domain-containing protein, whose translation is MPDQQTGIPNAEVELQKDVTGTDVGMAKVTTDAQGNFYITNLEPNDESWGYRLVVKKGDWGQSVTQHFSIIEGTSTVVTVRIFPHISRMTVESDKAVISADETSRANIVVRLYDIDGKPVPDNMHVVLSQDSYYPNPGKFFAGGQNGTELLLPTSGGKVEVQYGDIPGDSLARTVKINAECVQSAGNGSTALSIDLVKPNTITGTVYDMTMQPVPYAGVYLSRWDGVGKYTGYNSTEDGDSTDGSGRADANGNYRFTVMPAGDYMITANESSFNNSTKVQVIRGTYNVDIILPMSRGSIKGYVSDPDGTLVPGVQVKLFRVYEGRLSEMAVTVSDEDGSFSFDDIWYGRYNLQASAGNETADLPIVLDSSKATAAMNLRKANTTPTLVPTPGANNTTSANVTVTPTVKPASPGNATGKTVTPKPPTPTPFPLTPENLLKTYGVSIAVIAIICAGLLVLAIRYMPPKL
- a CDS encoding NOL1/NOP2/sun family putative RNA methylase codes for the protein MESVVIQEFPADARISELAKKYKYNEYMVARFARLVPDLEKFLESMEAPPATYIRVNTLKIAPNALLKRLTDKGFTLKPADIPDCFEVTGEPYSIGASAEHLLGYFYVQDKSSMIPPLALAPNPGDTVIDMAASPGGKTTHIAQLMNNEGLIVAIEKEPGRIPSLRTNIGRCGVMNTAIYNMDALEADKIGVKADKILLDAPCTGEGVIARDRSRKTSREEADIQFCSTVQHELIDAALKVLKPGGTLVYSTCSYAPEENELIIDYAVKKYGLKVDPVPYGVPGIEKFGSLTFAPEVKNARRMYPHIHNTTGFFVARLRYV